In Streptomyces sclerotialus, one genomic interval encodes:
- a CDS encoding SDR family oxidoreductase codes for MKIVVIGGTGLVGSKVVGKLGGRGHEAVAASPGTGVNTLTGEGLTDALAGAQAVVDVSNSPSFEESAVLDFFTTSTRNLLAAEEAAGVGHHLALSIVGIEGLPDNGYFRAKVAQEQLIKRGPVPYSIVRATQFYEFVKGIADSATDGDTVRLPHVLIQPMAADDVAEAVARTAVEAPLKGTVEVAGPQQFRFDALVADALRAWHDPRTVVTDPHAPYFGSELSERSLVPDDGRAELAATRFDDWLRSAS; via the coding sequence GTGAAGATCGTGGTCATCGGAGGCACCGGCCTCGTCGGCAGCAAAGTGGTCGGCAAGCTGGGCGGCCGCGGGCACGAGGCGGTGGCCGCCTCGCCGGGCACGGGCGTCAACACCCTCACCGGGGAGGGCCTCACCGACGCGCTGGCCGGAGCCCAGGCGGTCGTGGACGTGTCCAACTCGCCCTCCTTCGAGGAGTCGGCGGTACTGGACTTCTTCACGACCTCCACCCGCAACCTGCTGGCCGCCGAGGAGGCGGCGGGCGTCGGACACCACCTGGCACTGTCGATCGTCGGCATCGAAGGCCTGCCCGACAACGGCTACTTCCGGGCGAAGGTGGCACAGGAGCAGCTGATCAAGCGGGGACCGGTGCCGTACTCGATCGTCCGGGCGACGCAGTTCTACGAGTTCGTCAAGGGCATCGCCGACTCCGCCACCGACGGTGACACCGTGCGCCTGCCGCACGTGCTCATCCAGCCCATGGCGGCCGACGACGTCGCCGAAGCGGTGGCCAGGACCGCCGTGGAGGCCCCGCTGAAGGGCACCGTCGAGGTGGCCGGGCCCCAGCAGTTCCGCTTCGATGCGCTCGTCGCCGACGCGCTGCGCGCATGGCACGACCCGCGCACGGTCGTCACCGACCCGCACGCCCCCTACTTCGGTTCGGAACTGTCGGAGCGCAGCCTCGTCCCCGACGACGGCCGCGCCGAACTCGCCGCGACCCGCTTCGACGACTGGCTGCGCTCCGCCTCCTGA